Proteins encoded by one window of Desulfovibrio inopinatus DSM 10711:
- a CDS encoding hydantoinase/oxoprolinase family protein produces the protein MLLGIDVGGTHTDAVLVSKNGIVASAKIRTRHDDLLSSINDALSAVLSDTPASAVTRLNLSTTLSTNSIVEGRTEPVGVFVTGGPGIDPEEYRIFSHYYPITGVIDHRGEETGALDMAAIERGLEQCRQDGVKVFAGIGKFSVRNPEHEQKIKEAVHPTADFVSLGHEFSGQLGFGRRIATAAYNCAVWRLYNRFADAVQSSAVKLGLQAKINILKADGGVMPLSLSRSMPVESILSGPAASVMGIIAVCDVNHDSVILDIGGTTTDIAVFADGAPLIETEGIAIGDRPTLVRALKTRSIGIGGDSAVHIENDRVLVGPKRLGPAVAEGGETPTLLDALNVLDLASHGDVDASLKAMDTLAREHGLEATVLADYAVSYAVNRIREEVASFLQEINAKPVYTIFELLEGKVISPQQIYIMGGPAKAMTEPLSDAFTQTLVVPEYYSVANAIGAALSRPTMSAELFADTDQGRMVIPSLHVTTDVSRSYSLEQAKLDVAEHLREHLDVVEMEDAGAFIEVTSASSFNMVSGMYTTGRNIRVKCQVRPGIVDDFKQAVTCAC, from the coding sequence CGATACGCCTGCTTCGGCCGTTACTCGTCTGAATTTGAGCACAACGTTGTCCACCAACTCTATTGTAGAAGGGCGAACCGAACCGGTCGGTGTCTTTGTGACCGGAGGCCCTGGTATCGACCCGGAAGAATATCGCATTTTCTCCCATTATTATCCTATTACTGGAGTTATTGATCACCGTGGAGAAGAGACGGGCGCTCTTGATATGGCTGCCATCGAACGCGGTCTTGAACAGTGCCGCCAGGATGGAGTGAAAGTCTTTGCCGGTATCGGTAAGTTTTCCGTACGTAATCCGGAGCACGAACAAAAGATCAAGGAAGCGGTTCATCCTACTGCTGATTTTGTTTCACTAGGTCATGAATTTTCCGGACAACTTGGCTTTGGTCGCCGTATTGCTACCGCGGCATATAACTGTGCGGTTTGGCGATTGTATAATCGATTTGCCGATGCTGTGCAGTCGAGTGCGGTCAAACTCGGGCTGCAGGCAAAAATCAATATTCTCAAAGCCGATGGTGGTGTCATGCCATTGTCATTGTCACGTTCAATGCCGGTTGAGTCTATTTTATCCGGCCCAGCTGCCAGTGTTATGGGAATTATTGCTGTTTGCGATGTCAACCACGATTCGGTGATTTTGGATATCGGTGGAACAACCACAGATATTGCCGTTTTCGCTGACGGAGCCCCTTTGATTGAAACCGAGGGGATTGCTATCGGCGACAGACCGACGTTGGTGCGTGCGCTCAAAACCCGATCCATTGGAATTGGCGGTGATTCCGCGGTGCACATCGAAAACGACCGTGTCCTTGTTGGACCGAAGCGCCTTGGGCCGGCAGTGGCCGAAGGAGGCGAAACGCCGACATTGCTTGATGCCCTCAATGTGCTTGATTTGGCCAGCCACGGCGATGTTGACGCCTCGTTAAAGGCCATGGATACCCTTGCTCGTGAACACGGGCTTGAGGCGACAGTTTTGGCCGATTATGCCGTGAGTTACGCCGTCAACCGGATTCGAGAGGAAGTCGCCAGCTTTCTGCAAGAGATTAACGCCAAACCCGTTTATACCATTTTTGAATTGCTCGAAGGAAAGGTCATATCTCCGCAGCAGATTTATATTATGGGAGGACCGGCCAAGGCCATGACCGAACCGTTGTCCGATGCCTTCACGCAGACTTTGGTTGTTCCAGAGTACTATTCTGTGGCGAATGCCATTGGTGCGGCATTATCGAGGCCAACAATGTCGGCTGAGTTGTTTGCCGACACAGATCAGGGCAGGATGGTCATTCCCAGTCTTCACGTTACGACCGACGTCAGCCGGTCCTATTCGTTGGAGCAGGCGAAACTTGATGTCGCGGAGCACTTGCGGGAACATCTCGACGTTGTGGAGATGGAAGACGCTGGCGCCTTTATTGAAGTCACATCGGCATCGTCTTTCAATATGGTTTCGGGGATGTACACCACAGGAAGAAATATTCGTGTCAAATGTCAGGTTCGCCCCGGCATTGTCGACGATTTCAAACAGGCGGTCACGTGCGCATGCTGA